One genomic segment of Pongo pygmaeus isolate AG05252 chromosome 19, NHGRI_mPonPyg2-v2.0_pri, whole genome shotgun sequence includes these proteins:
- the LOC129017041 gene encoding TBC1 domain family member 3F-like isoform X6: MKDCIESGKNYGQKSRHGRCFSILVLMLYARVLRMDTVEDADSWWAQEREDIIMKYEKGHRAGLPEDKGPVPVGIYGNIDHFGILHETELPPLAAREAKNRREMRRTSKWRKMLGEWETYKHSTKLIDRVYKGIPMNIRGPVWSVLLNIQEIKLKNPRIYKIMKEKGKRSSEHIHQIDLDVSGTLRKDIFFRDQYGAKQRELFYILLAYSEYNPEVGYCRDLSHIAALFLLYLPEEDAFWALVQLLASERHSLQGFHSPNGGTVQGLQDQQEHVVPTSQPKTMWHQDKEGLCGQYSSLGCLIRILIDGISLGLTLRLWDVYLLEGEQVLMPITSIAFKVQQTKPEQGSSASRPVPASRGGKTLCKGDGQAPPGPPARFQRPIWSASPPWAPRSSTPCPGGAVREDTYPGGTRDVPSPALAQGGPQGSWRFLRWNSMPHLPTDLDVGGPWFPHYDFEQSCWVRAISQEDQLVTCWQAEHPAEGVRLAFSALSHNVGMDFPALQCTQH; this comes from the exons GATGGACACGGTAGAGGACGCAGACAGTTGGTGGGCACAAGAGCGAGAGGACATCATTATGAAATACGAAAAG GGACACCGAGCTGGGCTGCCAGAGGACAAGGGGCCTGTGCCTGTTGGAATCTACGGCAACATTGATCACTTTGGAATTCTGCA TGAGACGGAGCTGCCTCCTCTGGCTGCGCGGGAGGCGAAG AATCGGCGGGAGATGAGACGGACGAGCAAGTGGAGGAAAATGCTGGGAGAATGGGAGACATATAAGCACAGTACAAAA CTTATAGATCGAGTGTACAAGGGAATTCCCATGAACATCCGGGGCCCGGTGTGGTCAGTCCTCCTGAACATTCAGGAAATCAAGTTGAAAAATCCGAGAATATACAAG ATCATGAAAGAGAAGGGCAAGAGGTCATCTGAACACATCCACCAGATCGACCTGGACGTAAGCGGGACATTAAGGAAGGATATCTTCTTCAGGGATCAATATGGAGCCAA gcAGCGGGAACTATTCTACATCCTCCTGGCATATTCGGAGTATAACCCG GAGGTGGGCTACTGCAGGGACCTCAGCCACATCGCTGCCTTGTTCCTCCTTTACCTGCCTGAGGAGGATGCATTCTGGGCACTGGTGCAGCTGCTGGCCAGTGAGAGGCACTCTCTGCAGG GATTTCACAGCCCAAATGGTGGGACAGTCCAGGGGCTCCAAGACCAACAGGAGCATGTGGTACCCACGTCACAACCCAAGACCATGTGGCATCAG GACAAGGAAGGTCTGTGTGGGCAGTATTCCTCGTTAGGCTGCCTTATCCGGATACTGATTGACGGG ATCTCTCTCGGGCTCACCCTGCGCCTGTGGGACGTCTATTTGCTGGAAGGAGAACAGGTGTTGATGCCGATAACAAGCATTGCCTTTAAGGTTCAGCAGA CCAAACCCGAGCAAGGGTCCTCGGCATCCAGGCCTGTGCCGGCTTCACGTGGCGGGAAGACCCTCTGCAAGGGGGACGGGCAGGCccctccaggcccaccagccCGGTTCCAGCGGCCCATTTGGTCAGCTTCCCCGCCATGGGCACCTCGTTCTTCCACACCCTGTCCTGGTGGGGCTGTCCGGGAAGACACCTACCCTGGGGGCACTCGGGATGTGCCCAGCCcggccctggctcagggaggacCTCAGGGTTCCTGGAGATTCCTGCGGTGGAACTCCATGCCCCACCTCCCAACGGACCTGGATGTAGGGGGCCCTTGGTTCCCGCATTATGATTTCGAACAGAGCTGCTGGGTCCGTGCCATATCCCAGGAGGACCAGCTGGTCACCTGCTGGCAGGCTGAACACCCTGCGGAGGGGGTGAGATTGGCTTTCTCTGCACTGAGCCACAACGTGGGCATGGACTTCCCGGCCCTGCAGTGCACCCAGCACTGA
- the LOC129017041 gene encoding TBC1 domain family member 3G-like isoform X1, producing the protein MKDCIESGKNYGQKSRHGRCFSILVLMLYARVLRMDTVEDADSWWAQEREDIIMKYEKGHRAGLPEDKGPVPVGIYGNIDHFGILHETELPPLAAREAKNRREMRRTSKWRKMLGEWETYKHSTKLIDRVYKGIPMNIRGPVWSVLLNIQEIKLKNPRIYKIMKEKGKRSSEHIHQIDLDVSGTLRKDIFFRDQYGAKQRELFYILLAYSEYNPEVGYCRDLSHIAALFLLYLPEEDAFWALVQLLASERHSLQGFHSPNGGTVQGLQDQQEHVVPTSQPKTMWHQDKEGLCGQYSSLGCLIRILIDGISLGLTLRLWDVYLLEGEQVLMPITSIAFKVQQKRLMKTSRCGLWARFRNQFVYTWARDDDTVLKHLRASMKKLTRKQGDLPPPAKPEQGSSASRPVPASRGGKTLCKGDGQAPPGPPARFQRPIWSASPPWAPRSSTPCPGGAVREDTYPGGTRDVPSPALAQGGPQGSWRFLRWNSMPHLPTDLDVGGPWFPHYDFEQSCWVRAISQEDQLVTCWQAEHPAEGVRLAFSALSHNVGMDFPALQCTQH; encoded by the exons GATGGACACGGTAGAGGACGCAGACAGTTGGTGGGCACAAGAGCGAGAGGACATCATTATGAAATACGAAAAG GGACACCGAGCTGGGCTGCCAGAGGACAAGGGGCCTGTGCCTGTTGGAATCTACGGCAACATTGATCACTTTGGAATTCTGCA TGAGACGGAGCTGCCTCCTCTGGCTGCGCGGGAGGCGAAG AATCGGCGGGAGATGAGACGGACGAGCAAGTGGAGGAAAATGCTGGGAGAATGGGAGACATATAAGCACAGTACAAAA CTTATAGATCGAGTGTACAAGGGAATTCCCATGAACATCCGGGGCCCGGTGTGGTCAGTCCTCCTGAACATTCAGGAAATCAAGTTGAAAAATCCGAGAATATACAAG ATCATGAAAGAGAAGGGCAAGAGGTCATCTGAACACATCCACCAGATCGACCTGGACGTAAGCGGGACATTAAGGAAGGATATCTTCTTCAGGGATCAATATGGAGCCAA gcAGCGGGAACTATTCTACATCCTCCTGGCATATTCGGAGTATAACCCG GAGGTGGGCTACTGCAGGGACCTCAGCCACATCGCTGCCTTGTTCCTCCTTTACCTGCCTGAGGAGGATGCATTCTGGGCACTGGTGCAGCTGCTGGCCAGTGAGAGGCACTCTCTGCAGG GATTTCACAGCCCAAATGGTGGGACAGTCCAGGGGCTCCAAGACCAACAGGAGCATGTGGTACCCACGTCACAACCCAAGACCATGTGGCATCAG GACAAGGAAGGTCTGTGTGGGCAGTATTCCTCGTTAGGCTGCCTTATCCGGATACTGATTGACGGG ATCTCTCTCGGGCTCACCCTGCGCCTGTGGGACGTCTATTTGCTGGAAGGAGAACAGGTGTTGATGCCGATAACAAGCATTGCCTTTAAGGTTCAGCAGA AGCGCCTCATGAAGACGTCTAGGTGCGGCCTGTGGGCACGTTTTCGGAACCAGTTTGTTTACACCTGGGCCAGGGATGATGACACTGTGCTCAAGCATCTTAGGGCCTCTATGAAGAAACTAACAAGAAAGCAGGGGGACCTGCCACCCCCAG CCAAACCCGAGCAAGGGTCCTCGGCATCCAGGCCTGTGCCGGCTTCACGTGGCGGGAAGACCCTCTGCAAGGGGGACGGGCAGGCccctccaggcccaccagccCGGTTCCAGCGGCCCATTTGGTCAGCTTCCCCGCCATGGGCACCTCGTTCTTCCACACCCTGTCCTGGTGGGGCTGTCCGGGAAGACACCTACCCTGGGGGCACTCGGGATGTGCCCAGCCcggccctggctcagggaggacCTCAGGGTTCCTGGAGATTCCTGCGGTGGAACTCCATGCCCCACCTCCCAACGGACCTGGATGTAGGGGGCCCTTGGTTCCCGCATTATGATTTCGAACAGAGCTGCTGGGTCCGTGCCATATCCCAGGAGGACCAGCTGGTCACCTGCTGGCAGGCTGAACACCCTGCGGAGGGGGTGAGATTGGCTTTCTCTGCACTGAGCCACAACGTGGGCATGGACTTCCCGGCCCTGCAGTGCACCCAGCACTGA
- the LOC129017041 gene encoding TBC1 domain family member 3G-like isoform X2, with product MGPSPLAGGNHSTCWGRMDTVEDADSWWAQEREDIIMKYEKGHRAGLPEDKGPVPVGIYGNIDHFGILHETELPPLAAREAKNRREMRRTSKWRKMLGEWETYKHSTKLIDRVYKGIPMNIRGPVWSVLLNIQEIKLKNPRIYKIMKEKGKRSSEHIHQIDLDVSGTLRKDIFFRDQYGAKQRELFYILLAYSEYNPEVGYCRDLSHIAALFLLYLPEEDAFWALVQLLASERHSLQGFHSPNGGTVQGLQDQQEHVVPTSQPKTMWHQDKEGLCGQYSSLGCLIRILIDGISLGLTLRLWDVYLLEGEQVLMPITSIAFKVQQKRLMKTSRCGLWARFRNQFVYTWARDDDTVLKHLRASMKKLTRKQGDLPPPAKPEQGSSASRPVPASRGGKTLCKGDGQAPPGPPARFQRPIWSASPPWAPRSSTPCPGGAVREDTYPGGTRDVPSPALAQGGPQGSWRFLRWNSMPHLPTDLDVGGPWFPHYDFEQSCWVRAISQEDQLVTCWQAEHPAEGVRLAFSALSHNVGMDFPALQCTQH from the exons ATGGGCCCTTCACCCTTGGCAGGTGGAAACCATTCAACCTGCTGGGGCAG GATGGACACGGTAGAGGACGCAGACAGTTGGTGGGCACAAGAGCGAGAGGACATCATTATGAAATACGAAAAG GGACACCGAGCTGGGCTGCCAGAGGACAAGGGGCCTGTGCCTGTTGGAATCTACGGCAACATTGATCACTTTGGAATTCTGCA TGAGACGGAGCTGCCTCCTCTGGCTGCGCGGGAGGCGAAG AATCGGCGGGAGATGAGACGGACGAGCAAGTGGAGGAAAATGCTGGGAGAATGGGAGACATATAAGCACAGTACAAAA CTTATAGATCGAGTGTACAAGGGAATTCCCATGAACATCCGGGGCCCGGTGTGGTCAGTCCTCCTGAACATTCAGGAAATCAAGTTGAAAAATCCGAGAATATACAAG ATCATGAAAGAGAAGGGCAAGAGGTCATCTGAACACATCCACCAGATCGACCTGGACGTAAGCGGGACATTAAGGAAGGATATCTTCTTCAGGGATCAATATGGAGCCAA gcAGCGGGAACTATTCTACATCCTCCTGGCATATTCGGAGTATAACCCG GAGGTGGGCTACTGCAGGGACCTCAGCCACATCGCTGCCTTGTTCCTCCTTTACCTGCCTGAGGAGGATGCATTCTGGGCACTGGTGCAGCTGCTGGCCAGTGAGAGGCACTCTCTGCAGG GATTTCACAGCCCAAATGGTGGGACAGTCCAGGGGCTCCAAGACCAACAGGAGCATGTGGTACCCACGTCACAACCCAAGACCATGTGGCATCAG GACAAGGAAGGTCTGTGTGGGCAGTATTCCTCGTTAGGCTGCCTTATCCGGATACTGATTGACGGG ATCTCTCTCGGGCTCACCCTGCGCCTGTGGGACGTCTATTTGCTGGAAGGAGAACAGGTGTTGATGCCGATAACAAGCATTGCCTTTAAGGTTCAGCAGA AGCGCCTCATGAAGACGTCTAGGTGCGGCCTGTGGGCACGTTTTCGGAACCAGTTTGTTTACACCTGGGCCAGGGATGATGACACTGTGCTCAAGCATCTTAGGGCCTCTATGAAGAAACTAACAAGAAAGCAGGGGGACCTGCCACCCCCAG CCAAACCCGAGCAAGGGTCCTCGGCATCCAGGCCTGTGCCGGCTTCACGTGGCGGGAAGACCCTCTGCAAGGGGGACGGGCAGGCccctccaggcccaccagccCGGTTCCAGCGGCCCATTTGGTCAGCTTCCCCGCCATGGGCACCTCGTTCTTCCACACCCTGTCCTGGTGGGGCTGTCCGGGAAGACACCTACCCTGGGGGCACTCGGGATGTGCCCAGCCcggccctggctcagggaggacCTCAGGGTTCCTGGAGATTCCTGCGGTGGAACTCCATGCCCCACCTCCCAACGGACCTGGATGTAGGGGGCCCTTGGTTCCCGCATTATGATTTCGAACAGAGCTGCTGGGTCCGTGCCATATCCCAGGAGGACCAGCTGGTCACCTGCTGGCAGGCTGAACACCCTGCGGAGGGGGTGAGATTGGCTTTCTCTGCACTGAGCCACAACGTGGGCATGGACTTCCCGGCCCTGCAGTGCACCCAGCACTGA
- the LOC129017041 gene encoding TBC1 domain family member 3G-like isoform X5 yields MGPSPLAGGNHSTCWGRMDTVEDADSWWAQEREDIIMKYEKGHRAGLPEDKGPVPVGIYGNIDHFGILHETELPPLAAREAKNRREMRRTSKWRKMLGEWETYKHSTKLIDRVYKGIPMNIRGPVWSVLLNIQEIKLKNPRIYKIMKEKGKRSSEHIHQIDLDVSGTLRKDIFFRDQYGAKQRELFYILLAYSEYNPEVGYCRDLSHIAALFLLYLPEEDAFWALVQLLASERHSLQGFHSPNGGTVQGLQDQQEHVVPTSQPKTMWHQISLGLTLRLWDVYLLEGEQVLMPITSIAFKVQQKRLMKTSRCGLWARFRNQFVYTWARDDDTVLKHLRASMKKLTRKQGDLPPPAKPEQGSSASRPVPASRGGKTLCKGDGQAPPGPPARFQRPIWSASPPWAPRSSTPCPGGAVREDTYPGGTRDVPSPALAQGGPQGSWRFLRWNSMPHLPTDLDVGGPWFPHYDFEQSCWVRAISQEDQLVTCWQAEHPAEGVRLAFSALSHNVGMDFPALQCTQH; encoded by the exons ATGGGCCCTTCACCCTTGGCAGGTGGAAACCATTCAACCTGCTGGGGCAG GATGGACACGGTAGAGGACGCAGACAGTTGGTGGGCACAAGAGCGAGAGGACATCATTATGAAATACGAAAAG GGACACCGAGCTGGGCTGCCAGAGGACAAGGGGCCTGTGCCTGTTGGAATCTACGGCAACATTGATCACTTTGGAATTCTGCA TGAGACGGAGCTGCCTCCTCTGGCTGCGCGGGAGGCGAAG AATCGGCGGGAGATGAGACGGACGAGCAAGTGGAGGAAAATGCTGGGAGAATGGGAGACATATAAGCACAGTACAAAA CTTATAGATCGAGTGTACAAGGGAATTCCCATGAACATCCGGGGCCCGGTGTGGTCAGTCCTCCTGAACATTCAGGAAATCAAGTTGAAAAATCCGAGAATATACAAG ATCATGAAAGAGAAGGGCAAGAGGTCATCTGAACACATCCACCAGATCGACCTGGACGTAAGCGGGACATTAAGGAAGGATATCTTCTTCAGGGATCAATATGGAGCCAA gcAGCGGGAACTATTCTACATCCTCCTGGCATATTCGGAGTATAACCCG GAGGTGGGCTACTGCAGGGACCTCAGCCACATCGCTGCCTTGTTCCTCCTTTACCTGCCTGAGGAGGATGCATTCTGGGCACTGGTGCAGCTGCTGGCCAGTGAGAGGCACTCTCTGCAGG GATTTCACAGCCCAAATGGTGGGACAGTCCAGGGGCTCCAAGACCAACAGGAGCATGTGGTACCCACGTCACAACCCAAGACCATGTGGCATCAG ATCTCTCTCGGGCTCACCCTGCGCCTGTGGGACGTCTATTTGCTGGAAGGAGAACAGGTGTTGATGCCGATAACAAGCATTGCCTTTAAGGTTCAGCAGA AGCGCCTCATGAAGACGTCTAGGTGCGGCCTGTGGGCACGTTTTCGGAACCAGTTTGTTTACACCTGGGCCAGGGATGATGACACTGTGCTCAAGCATCTTAGGGCCTCTATGAAGAAACTAACAAGAAAGCAGGGGGACCTGCCACCCCCAG CCAAACCCGAGCAAGGGTCCTCGGCATCCAGGCCTGTGCCGGCTTCACGTGGCGGGAAGACCCTCTGCAAGGGGGACGGGCAGGCccctccaggcccaccagccCGGTTCCAGCGGCCCATTTGGTCAGCTTCCCCGCCATGGGCACCTCGTTCTTCCACACCCTGTCCTGGTGGGGCTGTCCGGGAAGACACCTACCCTGGGGGCACTCGGGATGTGCCCAGCCcggccctggctcagggaggacCTCAGGGTTCCTGGAGATTCCTGCGGTGGAACTCCATGCCCCACCTCCCAACGGACCTGGATGTAGGGGGCCCTTGGTTCCCGCATTATGATTTCGAACAGAGCTGCTGGGTCCGTGCCATATCCCAGGAGGACCAGCTGGTCACCTGCTGGCAGGCTGAACACCCTGCGGAGGGGGTGAGATTGGCTTTCTCTGCACTGAGCCACAACGTGGGCATGGACTTCCCGGCCCTGCAGTGCACCCAGCACTGA
- the LOC129017041 gene encoding TBC1 domain family member 3G-like isoform X8 has protein sequence MKDCIESGKNYGQKSRHGRCFSILVLMLYARVLRMDTVEDADSWWAQEREDIIMKYEKGHRAGLPEDKGPVPVGIYGNIDHFGILHETELPPLAAREAKNRREMRRTSKWRKMLGEWETYKHSTKLIDRVYKGIPMNIRGPVWSVLLNIQEIKLKNPRIYKIMKEKGKRSSEHIHQIDLDVSGTLRKDIFFRDQYGAKQRELFYILLAYSEYNPEVGYCRDLSHIAALFLLYLPEEDAFWALVQLLASERHSLQGFHSPNGGTVQGLQDQQEHVVPTSQPKTMWHQDKEGLCGQYSSLGCLIRILIDGISLGLTLRLWDVYLLEGEQVLMPITSIAFKVQQKRLMKTSRCGLWARFRNQFVYTWARDDDTVLKHLRASMKKLTRKQGDLPPPAKPEQGSSASRPVPASRGGKTLCKGDGQAPPGPPARFQRPIWSASPPWAPRSSTPCPGGAVREDTYPGGTRDVPSPALAQGGPQGSWRFLRWNSMPHLPTDLDVGGPWFPHYDFEQSCWVRAISQEDQLVTCWQAEHPAEGVRLAFSAPSTEFYQGTPFRARDEQQCAPTSGPCLCCLHLEISQFPPGF, from the exons GATGGACACGGTAGAGGACGCAGACAGTTGGTGGGCACAAGAGCGAGAGGACATCATTATGAAATACGAAAAG GGACACCGAGCTGGGCTGCCAGAGGACAAGGGGCCTGTGCCTGTTGGAATCTACGGCAACATTGATCACTTTGGAATTCTGCA TGAGACGGAGCTGCCTCCTCTGGCTGCGCGGGAGGCGAAG AATCGGCGGGAGATGAGACGGACGAGCAAGTGGAGGAAAATGCTGGGAGAATGGGAGACATATAAGCACAGTACAAAA CTTATAGATCGAGTGTACAAGGGAATTCCCATGAACATCCGGGGCCCGGTGTGGTCAGTCCTCCTGAACATTCAGGAAATCAAGTTGAAAAATCCGAGAATATACAAG ATCATGAAAGAGAAGGGCAAGAGGTCATCTGAACACATCCACCAGATCGACCTGGACGTAAGCGGGACATTAAGGAAGGATATCTTCTTCAGGGATCAATATGGAGCCAA gcAGCGGGAACTATTCTACATCCTCCTGGCATATTCGGAGTATAACCCG GAGGTGGGCTACTGCAGGGACCTCAGCCACATCGCTGCCTTGTTCCTCCTTTACCTGCCTGAGGAGGATGCATTCTGGGCACTGGTGCAGCTGCTGGCCAGTGAGAGGCACTCTCTGCAGG GATTTCACAGCCCAAATGGTGGGACAGTCCAGGGGCTCCAAGACCAACAGGAGCATGTGGTACCCACGTCACAACCCAAGACCATGTGGCATCAG GACAAGGAAGGTCTGTGTGGGCAGTATTCCTCGTTAGGCTGCCTTATCCGGATACTGATTGACGGG ATCTCTCTCGGGCTCACCCTGCGCCTGTGGGACGTCTATTTGCTGGAAGGAGAACAGGTGTTGATGCCGATAACAAGCATTGCCTTTAAGGTTCAGCAGA AGCGCCTCATGAAGACGTCTAGGTGCGGCCTGTGGGCACGTTTTCGGAACCAGTTTGTTTACACCTGGGCCAGGGATGATGACACTGTGCTCAAGCATCTTAGGGCCTCTATGAAGAAACTAACAAGAAAGCAGGGGGACCTGCCACCCCCAG CCAAACCCGAGCAAGGGTCCTCGGCATCCAGGCCTGTGCCGGCTTCACGTGGCGGGAAGACCCTCTGCAAGGGGGACGGGCAGGCccctccaggcccaccagccCGGTTCCAGCGGCCCATTTGGTCAGCTTCCCCGCCATGGGCACCTCGTTCTTCCACACCCTGTCCTGGTGGGGCTGTCCGGGAAGACACCTACCCTGGGGGCACTCGGGATGTGCCCAGCCcggccctggctcagggaggacCTCAGGGTTCCTGGAGATTCCTGCGGTGGAACTCCATGCCCCACCTCCCAACGGACCTGGATGTAGGGGGCCCTTGGTTCCCGCATTATGATTTCGAACAGAGCTGCTGGGTCCGTGCCATATCCCAGGAGGACCAGCTGGTCACCTGCTGGCAGGCTGAACACCCTGCGGAGGGGGTGAGATTGGCTTT CAGTGCACCCAGCACTGAATTCTACCAGGGCACCCCCTTCAGAGCTAGGGACGAACAGCAGTgcgctcccacctcagggccttgccTCTGCTGCCTCCACTTGGAAATTTCTCAGTTCCCTCCAGGTTTCTAG
- the LOC129017041 gene encoding TBC1 domain family member 3D-like isoform X4, with amino-acid sequence MKDCIESGKNYGQKSRHGRCFSILVLMLYARVLRMDTVEDADSWWAQEREDIIMKYEKGHRAGLPEDKGPVPVGIYGNIDHFGILHETELPPLAAREAKNRREMRRTSKWRKMLGEWETYKHSTKIMKEKGKRSSEHIHQIDLDVSGTLRKDIFFRDQYGAKQRELFYILLAYSEYNPEVGYCRDLSHIAALFLLYLPEEDAFWALVQLLASERHSLQGFHSPNGGTVQGLQDQQEHVVPTSQPKTMWHQDKEGLCGQYSSLGCLIRILIDGISLGLTLRLWDVYLLEGEQVLMPITSIAFKVQQKRLMKTSRCGLWARFRNQFVYTWARDDDTVLKHLRASMKKLTRKQGDLPPPAKPEQGSSASRPVPASRGGKTLCKGDGQAPPGPPARFQRPIWSASPPWAPRSSTPCPGGAVREDTYPGGTRDVPSPALAQGGPQGSWRFLRWNSMPHLPTDLDVGGPWFPHYDFEQSCWVRAISQEDQLVTCWQAEHPAEGVRLAFSALSHNVGMDFPALQCTQH; translated from the exons GATGGACACGGTAGAGGACGCAGACAGTTGGTGGGCACAAGAGCGAGAGGACATCATTATGAAATACGAAAAG GGACACCGAGCTGGGCTGCCAGAGGACAAGGGGCCTGTGCCTGTTGGAATCTACGGCAACATTGATCACTTTGGAATTCTGCA TGAGACGGAGCTGCCTCCTCTGGCTGCGCGGGAGGCGAAG AATCGGCGGGAGATGAGACGGACGAGCAAGTGGAGGAAAATGCTGGGAGAATGGGAGACATATAAGCACAGTACAAAA ATCATGAAAGAGAAGGGCAAGAGGTCATCTGAACACATCCACCAGATCGACCTGGACGTAAGCGGGACATTAAGGAAGGATATCTTCTTCAGGGATCAATATGGAGCCAA gcAGCGGGAACTATTCTACATCCTCCTGGCATATTCGGAGTATAACCCG GAGGTGGGCTACTGCAGGGACCTCAGCCACATCGCTGCCTTGTTCCTCCTTTACCTGCCTGAGGAGGATGCATTCTGGGCACTGGTGCAGCTGCTGGCCAGTGAGAGGCACTCTCTGCAGG GATTTCACAGCCCAAATGGTGGGACAGTCCAGGGGCTCCAAGACCAACAGGAGCATGTGGTACCCACGTCACAACCCAAGACCATGTGGCATCAG GACAAGGAAGGTCTGTGTGGGCAGTATTCCTCGTTAGGCTGCCTTATCCGGATACTGATTGACGGG ATCTCTCTCGGGCTCACCCTGCGCCTGTGGGACGTCTATTTGCTGGAAGGAGAACAGGTGTTGATGCCGATAACAAGCATTGCCTTTAAGGTTCAGCAGA AGCGCCTCATGAAGACGTCTAGGTGCGGCCTGTGGGCACGTTTTCGGAACCAGTTTGTTTACACCTGGGCCAGGGATGATGACACTGTGCTCAAGCATCTTAGGGCCTCTATGAAGAAACTAACAAGAAAGCAGGGGGACCTGCCACCCCCAG CCAAACCCGAGCAAGGGTCCTCGGCATCCAGGCCTGTGCCGGCTTCACGTGGCGGGAAGACCCTCTGCAAGGGGGACGGGCAGGCccctccaggcccaccagccCGGTTCCAGCGGCCCATTTGGTCAGCTTCCCCGCCATGGGCACCTCGTTCTTCCACACCCTGTCCTGGTGGGGCTGTCCGGGAAGACACCTACCCTGGGGGCACTCGGGATGTGCCCAGCCcggccctggctcagggaggacCTCAGGGTTCCTGGAGATTCCTGCGGTGGAACTCCATGCCCCACCTCCCAACGGACCTGGATGTAGGGGGCCCTTGGTTCCCGCATTATGATTTCGAACAGAGCTGCTGGGTCCGTGCCATATCCCAGGAGGACCAGCTGGTCACCTGCTGGCAGGCTGAACACCCTGCGGAGGGGGTGAGATTGGCTTTCTCTGCACTGAGCCACAACGTGGGCATGGACTTCCCGGCCCTGCAGTGCACCCAGCACTGA